GGGCGACCGGGACGCCGAACGCGCCGTACAGGCTCCTGCCGGCGACCGAGCCGAGGTAGGAGGAGAGCAGCACCTTGAGCACCTCGAAGCCCACCGCGCCGATCAGCGCGCCCTGCAGGACGTCGCGTCGGCGCTGGTCGGTGATCCGGGGGAAGGGGCTCAGCAGGTAGCCGAAGAGCAGCAGGTCGGCGACGACCGCGATGACGAAGCCGGCCAGGCCGAGCAGGAAGCCGGCCGCGCCGCCGCCGAGCCCGATCCAGTCGGCCACCTTCCGGGTCAGCGTGGTGGCGAAGGCGGAGGCGGCCAGCGACACCACGCAGACCGCGCCGAGGCCGAGCAGCACCACGCAGTCCCAGGCCTTGCGGAGCACCGGGTTGCCGGCCTCCTCCGGGAGCCGCCAGACGTCCCGGATCGAGCCGCGCATGGTCTCCACCCAGCCGAGGCCGGAGATCAGCAGGACGACACCGCTGATCACCCCGACGGTCGCCGCGTTGGCCACCAGGTTCGACAGGTCGAGCTGGTCGGACAGGCCCGGGACCTGCTTGGCGATGTAGTCCTCCAGGTCCTGCACCTGGGCGTCGGAGAGCGCCGCGACGGCGATCGCCAGCCCCACCGTGAGCAGCGGGAACAGGGCCAGGAACCCGAAGAAGGTGACCGCGCCGGCGAGCCGGTTGGCCTTCACCTCGGTGAAGTGGGCGTAGACCAGGTAGGGACGGCTGCGCAGCACCCGGGCCGCCACCGGTCCGATGACCGGGAGCCTGGTCAGGAAGTCCACGGGCCCTCGCCTCCCAGCCTGCCGGGGCCGCGCCCTCGGCCCGGGCGCGGTGACACCCCTGTATATCCCGGGGCGGGCGGTGCGGGAGGGCGGACACCCCCGCGCCGGAGGCGGGGGTCAGACGGCCGGCTCAGGCCGCCGGGCCGGGGCTGTCGGGCTCGGGCGATCGGGCTCGGGCCGTCGCTCTCGGGCCGCGCGTGGTGCGGCCGGGCTCAGGCGGCCCGGCGCAGGCCGAGGGCGGTGCGGCGGGCCCGGACCACGGCGCGCAGGCCCTGGAAGGTGAGGTAGCGGCCCTGGCTGAGCAGTTCGGTCCGCACCCCCTCGGCGCCGGCCGGCGGCCGGTAGCCGGCCGGGCGGAGCCGGGGGCAGTGCCGGGCGGCCCGCTGGAAGAACTCCCGGCGGGCGCCGGCCGGGACGCGGTCGGGGCGGCTGACCACGGTGCACAGGTGGTGCAGCATCCGGCCGTAGATCACCGGGCGCCAGTGGTCCAGCCCGGGGTGCCGGTCGAGGAAGGCGAAGACCAGGTCGTACTGGTCGAAGATGTCGAAGTGCTTGCGGCTGGAGGTGGCGAGGATGTTGCCGCCCTCGCGGCGCTGGCGGTAGTGCAGGCCGACCCGGTCGAGCATGGTGATCCGGCGGGCCGAGAGCAGCGCCGGGAAGGTCCACGGGGTGTCCTCGTAGTACCCGGCGGGGAAGATGAGGCCCTGCTCCTCGACGAAGCCGCGCCGGTACGCCTTGTTCCAGACCACCATCAGCAGGTCGAGCAGGTCGGGCCGCTCGTCGAGGGTGAACACGTCCGCGCCGGGCCGGCCGAAGATCGGCGCGGAGTTGCTGCGGACCACCCGGCCGTCCCAGTAGGTGCGGGCGTAGTCGAAGACCAGGACGTCCGGGTCCAACCCGGCGCGCAGCCGCTCGTCGGTGGCCTCCAGCAGGCCCGGGGTGAGCGTGTCGTCGCTGTCCAGGAAGATCAGGTAGTCGCCGGTGGCGATCTCCAGGCCGGCGTTGCGGGCGCGGCCGAGGCCGACGTTCTCGGTGAGATGCACCACCTTGACCCGTGCGTCGCGCTCGGCTACCGCGTCCAGCATCGCCCCGCAGCCGTCCGGCGATCTGTCGTCCACCGCGATCACCTCGAAGTCCACGAACGACTGGCCGAGGACCGAGTCCAGGCACTCTGCCAGGTACTCCTCCACCTGGTAGACCGGGATGATCACGCTGAAGCGGGGCATGGGGCGCAGAGTAGCCCGACGGGGCCGAGCGGCGCACCTCCGGCCCGTAACACACGAGAGGTAGGATCGCGGCTGTTAAAACGCCCGGTCCGCCGCAAGCCGGGCGATCGCGGTCGAAACACCCTGATGAAAGGCTCTGCGCAGCCGATGGCCCCCCGCCTC
The window above is part of the Kitasatospora sp. HUAS MG31 genome. Proteins encoded here:
- a CDS encoding YihY/virulence factor BrkB family protein, with the translated sequence MDFLTRLPVIGPVAARVLRSRPYLVYAHFTEVKANRLAGAVTFFGFLALFPLLTVGLAIAVAALSDAQVQDLEDYIAKQVPGLSDQLDLSNLVANAATVGVISGVVLLISGLGWVETMRGSIRDVWRLPEEAGNPVLRKAWDCVVLLGLGAVCVVSLAASAFATTLTRKVADWIGLGGGAAGFLLGLAGFVIAVVADLLLFGYLLSPFPRITDQRRRDVLQGALIGAVGFEVLKVLLSSYLGSVAGRSLYGAFGVPVALLLWINFVGRLLMYCAAWTALADGPAARQRAEDRAREVLAGAPG
- a CDS encoding glycosyltransferase family 2 protein; the protein is MPRFSVIIPVYQVEEYLAECLDSVLGQSFVDFEVIAVDDRSPDGCGAMLDAVAERDARVKVVHLTENVGLGRARNAGLEIATGDYLIFLDSDDTLTPGLLEATDERLRAGLDPDVLVFDYARTYWDGRVVRSNSAPIFGRPGADVFTLDERPDLLDLLMVVWNKAYRRGFVEEQGLIFPAGYYEDTPWTFPALLSARRITMLDRVGLHYRQRREGGNILATSSRKHFDIFDQYDLVFAFLDRHPGLDHWRPVIYGRMLHHLCTVVSRPDRVPAGARREFFQRAARHCPRLRPAGYRPPAGAEGVRTELLSQGRYLTFQGLRAVVRARRTALGLRRAA